The genomic DNA GGAAGTGAAGTCAACCTTGTGACTGTAGTCGGGGAGGACACGGAAGGAAGCTGGATCCTCGATCAAACGAAGACGCATGTCGACATATCCGCTTCCCAGAGGCTGAGTGAAGCAACGGGTACCTATTCGGCCATCCTGGATGTAGATGGGGAGATGATGTTTGCCCTCGCAGACATGAATATCTATGAGAAGATCGATATTCCGTTCATTGAAAAGCGGTGGGCCGTCATCGGGTCATCGGAGATGGTGATGCTGGATACGAACTTCCCGCCTGATGTGATTGAATACATCATCAGACGATGTGCATCAGAAGGGGTACCGTTGACGATCATCCCGGTATCTGCTCCCAAAGTGAAGCATCTTCCCGAATCATTGGAAGGGGTTACCTGGTTCATCTGCAATAAAGGAGAGGCCGAGATGTATCTCGGCATGGAAATCGAAACGGAGGGCGATTTCTTTAAAGCCGCCAAAGCCATCACGCAGCGCGGAGCCGAACGGGTGGTCATCACGAGAGGTGAGATGGGTCTGATCTACTACACGGCCTATCAGGAAGCAAGTGCGATCCTGCCGCCTAAGGTGGATGTTGCTGATGTGACGGGGGCAGGGGACGCACTAGTTGCAGGCATCATTTATGGCTATCTGAAAGGCTCTGATACAGACGGTTCCTGTCGGATCGGCGTTTCCTGCTCCACCATTACGATCCGTTCTCATTTTACCGTCTCCCCGACCTTGAATCAGGGGAATCTGCAAGAAGAATTCAGCAGTTATTTCAATTAAATCGGAGGAATGAAAATCATGGATTTGACATCATATTTGGAGTTTTCTAGAGAAGTACAAGAGGCGCGTCAATCAGGACAAGCAATCGTGGCACTCGAGTCCACGATCATTTCCCACGGAATGCCGTATCCACAAAACGTGCAGATGGCAAGGGAAGTAGAAGATATCATCCGGGAGAAGGGTGCCGTACCGGCCACCATTGCCATCCTGAATGGGAAAATCAAGATTGGTCTGTCCGATGAGGAATTGGAGTATCTTGGTCAGGCAAAGGATGTCATCAAAGCGAGCCGAAGGGACCTTCCTTATATCCTGGCATCGAAGAAAGATGGAGCGACTACGGTTGCCGCGACCATGATCTGTGCCGAGCTTGCCGGGATTGCCGTCTTCGTGACAGGAGGAATCGGTGGGGTCCATCGAGGTGCCGAAACGACGATGGATATTTCCGCAGACCTTGAAGAGCTGTCCATGACGAATGTGGCAGTCGTATGTGCAGGTGCCAAATCGATCCTCGATATCGGATTGACGATGGAATACCTTGAGACAAAAGGTGTACCGGTACTGGGCTTTGGCACTGCCAAGCTACCTGCATTCTACACTCGATCCAGTGAGTTCGATGTAAACTACAAGGTCGATACCCCTGAAGAAACAGCGGGCGTATTAAAGGCCAAGTGGGAAATCGGCTTGAACGGAGGGGTGGTCATTGCCAATCCGATCCCTGAAGAGCATGCCATGGATGAAGCGGAGATCACGGCTATGATCGAAAATGCGTTGAAAGAAGCGGAAGAACAGCACATCAAGGGTAAAGACAGTACGCCATTCCTTCTTGGGAAGGTAAAAGAGCTTACTGAAGGCAAGAGCCTTACAGCCAATATCGCCCTTGTGAAGCACAATGCCGAGGTGGGTGCGGAGATCGCTGTACACTATGCAGCCCAAACCCAGCAACAAACCGTTTGATCCATCAGCCTGAGCCGCAGCAGCTCAGGCTTTTCTGTGTGATGACCCCATGGTATTTCATTTAGACGGAAAAATCAGTCGAATGCTCCTTAACTCCTGTTGCAAGGTGGAGTAGAATAGGGGTATAAACTGATGATTAAAGGAAGGTATTATGGCTGACATGCAACGGAACCATCTATTTTCTGCAGATGCCATCCCGGCTCCTGCAGCCCTTGTCGATCCCCTCGGTCAGTCCATCCTCTCGCTGAATGAAGAGATGGAGGGATGGTTGAAGGGGCACGGCCTGTCTCCTGAAACTTTATTGAAACCTGAACAGATCGCAGCGTACGACTGTCAATTGAGGCGCAAACACTTGGAGGATGGTACAGAATGCCTTCTCTTGATAGATCATGGAAGGAACCCGTCACCGTGCCAACATTCTAAATCGGCCATCTATCAGTCTCTCATTCAGAACACACCTACTAGTGTCCTGATCTTGGATGTGAACGGCCTGGTATTGGAGATGAATGCATCCTTCCAAAGCTTATTCGGGCTATCCGACGGGATCATCCATCAGTCTTTCTACGACCTGGTCGAGCTGCATGAACCATCTTTCATCCACCTGGTCAGAGAAGGGCTTAAAGGACATGACGCCACCGGTGAGGAAGTAACATTCCATGCAGGCGGCAAGGAGCTGACCTGCACCATTACCGTTTCACCCATCGATTACAAGTGTGGCGGGTGCATTGATAGTGTCGGGATTATCTTTCATGATATCTCCGAAAAGAAAAACGCCCAGGCAGAGCTTCTCCTTCTGCAGGCGGAAATGGAAAATATCCTCCGCCTCCAAAAAGCCATCACCTACAAAGTGGTGAGACATGGTCATGACTTTGTCATCGAACTCGCTTCGGGCAAAATGCTGTCCAGGCTGGATCTGACCCCTCAAAGGATGAACGGCAAGAGGATCGAGGAAGTATTCGACGGGGTCCATCTGAATAAGATCCGCCCCAAACTTGAAGAGGTCTGGGCAAAAGGGGAAGAATACACGTACGAAGATGCCTACAAGGGACTTGAATATCTCGCCTCCATCGTTCCGGTCAAAAAGGATGGCGAGGTGGTCGAAGCGATTTGCTCCATCTCGGATATCTCCCTGATGAAGGATATCCAAAGACAGCTTGCTGAAAGCGAGGAAAAATACAAATCCATAGTGAAATACAGCCCGGATCATATTCTGATGGTGGATACGTACGGCTTTATCCAGTCCGTCAATCCGGCTGTGTACGAACACTGGGGATATGGGTTTTCGGACCTTGTCAATCGGCACTATACGTCTCTCTTCACTGAGGAGTCCCAAGAGGACGCAGTGAAGAATTTCCAGATTGCCCTGAACGGAACATCATCCCGTTACCTGGCCATCGTGAGAGACGGTAAAGGAAAAGAGAGGCGGGTCACCATTACCAATATCCCGATCCGGGTGAGGGGCCAAGTGATCGGCATCTATGGGTTTGGTCAGGATGTGACGGAAAAATTAAATATGGAAGATGAACTAATGGAAGCAAAGGAACTCCTCGAAGCATACTTCGAACATTCCGGGGATGGGATTGTCCTCCTTGACCCGACAGGAAGGGTCCTGAAGGTGAATCAACGATTCGAAGATATGTTTGGGTGGTCGAATGAAGAGATCGTTGGAGATGTGGTCACCTTCCTGCACCGATCCGACCAGTACCACCAGTTCCAGAAAAACCTGAAAGTCGTGAAATCGGGGAAACGCATCAAGGACCAGGAAGCTCTCCGATACCGGAAGGACCGGACATCCATCGAGATTTCATTCAATATGAATCCGATATTGAATAATGAAGGGTCCCTGATCGGGATTTCTGCCATCATCCGTGATTTATCCGAGAAAAAGCATCACGAAAATCTATTGAAAAAATCTGAACAGCTAGCCATGATCGGTCAGCTCGCAGCAGGTGTCGCCCATGAAATCAGGAATCCATTGACCACCCTCAAAGGATTTCTTCAGCTTATGGATGAAAGGGAAGAAGACGACTTTTATCTCTCCGTCATCAAGGGAGAACTCGACAGGATCGAGATCATCACGAATGAATTCCTTGCTCTCGCACGCCCGAGGGCGGTACAGTTTTCACTCACGTCATTGACGAGACTCCTGACAAGCTCCGTGGATTTCATCAAGATGGAGTGCCTCAAACAGGGAGTCGATGTCCGCTTCGCCGTGGAAGAGGCTCAAGTGTATTGCGATTCCAATCAGATGAAGCAGGTCATCCTCAACGTGATGAAGAATGCACTCGAAGCGATGCAGGACGGGGGGCTCCTGAACGTCCAACTAGAAAATGACGGCCACCATGCCAAGATCTCGATACAGGATAATGGCAGCGGCATCCCTCCTGAGAGGATGAAGCACCTGGGCGAACCCTTCTATAGCACGAAGGAAAAAGGGACGGGCCTGGGCCTGATGATCTGTCAGAAAATCATCAAGGAACATAATGGCTCGCTCTCCATCCAGAGTAATGTAGAAGAGGGAACGTCGGTTGATATCCTTCTTCCCCTTGCCTCAATCACATAATTTTAGAAGAAACTCGCCATTCGGCGGGTTTTTTTGTTAATTCGACAGCAACTTGGTCAAGAAGAAGACAGGAAATGATATTTTCCGGGAAATAAACAACACATTATGACGTTTCACGGAAATGGAAAGAGGTTACTTAATAGGAAAGAGGTGAGAAGAAATGAAGACGGATGTTCTGATTAGCGGCGGTGGGATCGGCGGATTGACCCTGGCACTTAAGTTGGCAAGATGCGGCATCGATGTAACGGTCATCGAAAGGCTCCCCGGGCCGAGCCCTGTCTATAAGGGGGAGCTTCTCCAACCAAAGAGCCTGGAGATTTTCGATTCATTGGGCGTGATCGAACCGGTGCTTTCCCATGGTCACCGCATAGCGGAACTGGAGCTGATGGAACTGAAGGGGAAACGGGCAGAGCATTCTTCCATGAGCTATTCGATCCTTCCAGGGAAATATCCTTACTCCCTTATGATCCATCATGAGAAGTTGAAAGACATCCTGCGGGCTAAAGGGGGGAATACTCCAGCTTTCACTATATGGGGAACACCGCATGCAAAAAGATCTCCGGCAAGACGGTCACAGTGGAAGACAGGAGTGAAAAAGAACCCTTTGATATCGAATGCGAATTCATCATTGGAGCAGAAGGCAGGAGTTCTGTTACCCGTGATTACATGGGTATTGAAGTGAGCGAGAAGAAGTACAATCATCACTTTCTCACCGTCACCTTCCCCAGACCGCTCGATATGACAAAAGGACGTATTGTGTCGACGTATCAATCTTTTCTCGGACTTTTCCCGCTTCCAAACGAGGAAGTCCGCTCTGTCTATCTCATCCCTGCAGGAGAATACAAGTCATTACGTAAGAAGCCCATCTCGGAATTTCATAAGCTTTACATAGATCTTTGTCCCGATCTGAAGGGATACGTGGATCAGATTACCGAGTGGAAGCTCATCCAGCTTATGGTCCCGATGAAATATCATGCTGATACCTATGTCAAAGACCATCTCGCATTGATCGGTGATGCTGCTCATACGGTTCACCCCATGGCAGGGGAAGGCATGAACATGGCAATCCAGGACGGAAGCGTACTCGGGGAACTGCTTTGTGATATGTATGCATCGGGCAGGCTGGATCCCGCCAACCTCGAGTGGTATCCGAAGGTTCGGAAGCGGAGGGTTTCCCATCAGCTCCATCTCAGTCACCTTTCAGCACTCGCCTATTCCTATCCCTACAGACCTGTGGGTTGGCTTCGGAATAAAAGCCTCCAGCGAATGGAGAAGGACCGGGTCTCGCAGTTCAAACAGATGCTGAATATCTCAGGCCTCGGTATGTGGAGGGAAACCGTGTATGACCGGATGGTGCAAGGAGGGCTCCTCCCACTCCGCAAGTCCTTTTTATCAAATGAAGAGAAGCTCGGTGCATCATTCACGGAAGAGCAAGATTATCCTTGGAAGGAAAAGGAGGAACTGATATGATCGGTGAAATCGTGAAGGTGTGGAGAGCAAGGTCATGGATGAAGAAGAACGTTCCGTTTCTATATAGCTGGCACGCATATGTCGGGTATGAGCTCGATCTGTTCGACAGCTTCTCCCGACCTGCAACGATACAGGAAATCGCCATCCAGAAAAATCTTGAGATGGACCTGTTGGAGCAGTGGGTGGAAGTGGGCATATCCCTGAAGCATTTAAAAAGGAAGGACGACTCAAAAGTGTCGACAAGGGGAAAGTGGAAGCTCCCAGCTTCGAAGAGTGATCCCCATTCATCGGGGATCCTCCTCAAGGAAATGATGGAGCTCCACATCCCGGCTCTTCTTTCGTACCCCGAACTGCTAAGGAATCAGCGAAAACAGCATTTCAACTCTGACCTCCATGGATCAACCGTGGCCAAGACGTCAATATTGCTGGAGCGATTCGCTTTTCCGAAGGTCCAGAAAGCAATCAAGAAGCACAGGGTCTCGTCGATTCTGGATCTGGGGTGCGGAGAAGGTGGCTATATCCGACGAATAGGGGATCGGCATCCTGATAAAACGATGGTCGGCATAGAAATTCATGAAGGCGTTGCCAAAACGGCTGCCGAAGCGCTTGAATCCTATCCGAATATCGATGTGGTGTGTGCGGATCTCCACTCGTATGAACCGGAAAGCGGCTTCGACATGATCATGGCCAATAACCTGTTCCACTATATTGATCCTTCCGAACGAAAGGATTTCTTCCATAAAGCATCGGAGTGGCTGGAAGAAGGCGGCGTTTTCTTTGTCCTGAGTCCCATGCAGAAGTCGAAGCACGGTCAGCAGTTCTCCAGTGCCTTCAACAGTTTCTTCATGAGCTTTCAGAATCTGTATCCCATCCCCTCCCATGGTGAGATGGAAACCCTCGCGGAGAAAACAGGCTTTATATGCGAGACGGTCGAACCCATTGTGAAAGAAGGCGGATGGTACGCCATGACGTTCAAAAAAAGCTGATCCCCTGGATCGGTTTTTTTTTGAGGGGATTTATTGAAAACAGGGTAGTGGTGGCATGTTTATGGGTAAAAATAAGGAAAAGAGAGAAAAGGAGGAATAGCTTGTGGTGAAACAACGATTGGACTGTGTCGGAATCGGCATCGGTCCTTATAATCTCGGATTGGCTGCTTTAATGGAAGAAAGGACGGATCTCGAGGTGAGATTTTTCGATCAAACTCCTGAATTCATGTGGCATCCAGGCATGCTCATCGATTTGACGGATCTACAGGTACCGTTCATCGCGGACCTCGTGACCTTCGCAAATCCTCAAAGTAAATTCAGCTATCTGAACTATTTACATACTCATAACCGTTTGTATAAATTTTTCTTCTTCCAGACATTCGAGATGCCAAGGCAGGAATACAACGATTACGCCCGCTGGGTGGCAGGACAGCTGCCGACCTGCCAATTCAACAGCGAAGTGACGGGTGTAGAGGAAATAGAGGACGGCTATCGCGTGAATGTGAGGAACCGGACCACGGGGGCGACGGAAATCTACGAAGCCGATCATGTGGTCCTCGGTACGGGAAGCAAGCCCCTTATCCTTAAGGGGATGGAGGATTTGCCTGAGGAAGATGTCCACCATACGAGCAAGTATTTATTCCACAAGGAATCGACCATGAAAGGGAAATCCATCACGGTCATCGGCTCGGGTCAAAGTGCAGCGGAAGTTTTCTATGATCTATTGAAAGAAAAGCGGCACCATGAATACGAGCTTCATTGGTTCACTCGTTCCGAAGGGATCCTCCAGCTTGAAGCGTCAAAGCTCGGGCAGGAGCTCCTGGCACCGGACTATGTGGATTACTTCCACGGTTTATCATTCGAAGACCGGGAAAAGGCACTCGGCACCTTGGATCGCCTAAGAAACGGCATCGATCAGGAAACCCTGGACGCGATCTACAAGGTTCTTTACCACCATTCATCGAGCGGTGATCCGTTGAATATCACGATCCAGCCCCTTAATGAGGTAAAGGAAATCCGAGAAATCGACGGGAAGTATGAACTCAGCTGCGAACAATGGCAGGAAGAAGACTCATTTACGCATACAGCGGACAAGGTGGTCCTCGCTACTGGATATAAGCCAAATATTCCCGAATGGTTTTTTGAAGAATTCGAGGACAAAATAGTGTGGGAAGATGAGAAGAAATTCAAAGTCTCCCGTGATTATCAGCTTCAATTCAAGGAGAAACCAGAACGTGATCACTACTTCTTTACGGTGACGAATCTGGAGCATTCACATGGATCCAGTGCCACGAACCTGGGACTTTCCGTCGAGAGGAATATGCGGATCATCAATGCAATCTGCAGGAAAGATGTGTATAAAGTCCAGAGCAATACGATTTTCTCCCAATTCTCGCGAAAGTGATAAGGACGTTTACGGGAGCCTGCACCGGGTAAACATATACCATTACCAACATTATTCTAAAATAGGAGTGTTTGATTGTATGGCTAAAATCGCAACATTAATCACCGATATGTTCGAAGATGTGGAATTTACAGATCCGGAAAAAGCATTCAAGGAAGCAGGCCATGAAGTCGTGACCATTGAATCGGAAAAAGGGAAAACGGTCAAAGGGAAGCAGGGAGACGCCAGCGTAACCATTGACCAGGGAATTGACGATGTCAATCCGGCCGATTTCGATGCGCTTCTTCTTCCTGGAGGATTCTCACCAGATCAGCTTCGTGCAGACGATCGTTTTGTGACATTCACCAAGCATTTCATGGATGAGAAAAAACCTGTCTTTGCCATTTGTCACGGACCTCAATTGTTGATCACAGCGAAGGCACTGGAAGGCAGAAAAGCTACTGGATTCAAGTCCATCAAGGTGGATATGGAATACGCAGGAGCTAATTTCGAGGACAAGGAAGTCGTTGTTTGCGGCAACCAGCTTGTGACGAGCCGTACACCAGATGATATCCCTGCCTTCAACCGTGAGGCACTTGCGCTTTTGAAATAATGTCCTGAATGAAAAGGGGGCGTCCCCAGGGCTTGTGCCCGGGGATGCCCCCTTTCTTCATTATTATTTGCGCAAACTTCTCAGTTCATCGATGATGGCATTCATTTCGCTTGGACTGAAGCGGTCTTTTTTAATGACCATTTCATAGAGATCCTGAAGATCTTCATACATTTGTTCATTGAAGTCTTCAGACTTGATGGCACCTGCATTCACGACGTTCAGTTTCTCTTTGATGGCGGTCACCATATAATCGATGTTCTCAGCAGAATTCTGTGTGAGATCCATTTTATCAGCACCCTTTCCTCGTAAATCACTAAGCTTATCTTTCCATGATTCACGGCACCTGTCAACACGGGGGAGACAGAATCATATTCAGAGGATTTTTTCACGGGAATGTTTTACACTATTAAGGAATGGGAAAATAAAGGATAAGTTCCTTGAACGTTCTCAATTAATTAGGAAAGAGGGTCATACATATGGGTAAAAGTAAATTCTTCCAGGGTGTACTTTTAGGGGCAGTGGCCGGGGGATTATTATCCCTATTGGACAAAACAACTCGCAGGGAAGTGGGGGCTTCACTCAAGAATGGAAGCAGCTACATCTCCACTTATGCAAAAGATCCGAAGCAATTGGTCGAAGCTTCCAAGGAAGTGTACGAAAAACTGTCCGTCACGGCGGATCAGGTTACCCGGGATTTCCGCTTCATCAGTGAAAAGGTGGATGAATTGAAGGGGATGACCCCTCAGGTGAAAGACCTGATTGAAGAAACAAAAGAAACGTTCGAAGACTCTACTGAGGCCTATAAGGAAGCGTTCAAGGAAGCACCCAACGAACTGGAGGATGGGGATCAACCCATCGATTCTTCATTCAAAGGGTATTAATGAATGGAATGAGGTGAGCACATGGCTCGAAAGAAAGAGGTAAAAGAGTACTCCAAGGGCCTGTTTCAACAGATCAGCGCCAATGATGTGACAGGCTTGGCAGCTCAGATTGCCTATTACTTTCTCCTGTCGCTTTTCCCGCTGCTCATATTTGTCGTGACGCTCCTGCCTTATTTACCTGTACAGCAGGAGGATCTGCTTGGGGTGGTAAGAGACTATGCGCCAGGGGAAACGCTCAACATGATTGAAGGAACCCTTTCGGACGTCATGTCGAACCGCAATTCGGGATTGCTGTCCATCAGTATCATTGCGACAATCTGGTCGGCATCCAACGGGATGAATGCCATTGTGAAGAGCTTGAACCGTGCGTATGATATCGAGGAAACGAGATCATTCATCGTCCAGCGCCTGACATCCGTTGCGCTTACGCTAGGTATGATCCTGGTTTTCGTCGTCGCGCTGCTACTTCCTGTGTTCGGGAAGCAGATCGGCCTGTTCCTTTTCTCACAATTTGGTTTTTCGGACCAGTTCCTTACCTTATGGAGCGGGATCCGCTGGGCCATCAGTCCCCTCATCCTCTTCGTCATTTTCATGGTCCTGTACTACTTTGCCCCAAATATGAAGATCAAGTGCCTGAGTGCCTTGCCAGGTGCAATCTTTGCAACGGTGGGATGGGTGCTGGCCTCACTTGCCTTCTCCTTCTACGTGGGGAACTTCGGAAACTATTCCGCCACGTATGGAAGTATAGGGGGGATCATCGTCCTGATGATCTGGTTCTATCTGACCGGGATCATCATCATGATCGGTGGAGAAATCAATGCCATGAGAACCAAGAAGGACAAAGCTGCCTGCTGAACGTCAAAAAGCCCCGTCACCAAGAGGGGCTTTTTTCTACGTGTGAACTAGGTACTATATCCTGAAAATAAAGAAGCAAGGGATAGGGAAAGAAATCTCTGATAGAATGAAACCGTATTCATTTTAGAGGGGAGTTGAGCAGATGATCACATTCATTGTATCGATCATCATTTTGGTCATCGGTTATTTCACGTACGGAAAATTGATTGAAAAGATCTTCGGTGTAAAGGAACAGCGTCCAACACCGGCCTATGCCAAAAAAGATGATGTCGATTACGTGCCGATGAGTACAGGGAAGAACTCCATGATCCAGCTTCTGAACATAGCGGGAGTAGGGCCGATCTTCGGACCGATCATGGGGGCGCTCTATGGTCCAGTCGCTTTTCTGTGGATTGTTCTCGGTTCGATCTTTGCCGGAGCAGTACATGATTATCTCACGGGGATGATCTCGATTCGAAATGGAGGGGCCCATCTCCCTCAGCTAGCAGGACGTTTCCTTGGAAAAACCATGAAGCATGTGGTGAATGCCTTCTCCGTCCTGCTCTTATTGCTAGTTGGGACCGTGTTCGTGACGGCCCCGGCAGCCCTGATTGCCGATTTGACACCGGCATGGATTTCCCTTGGCGTGATCATCGCGGCGATCTTCGTGTATTATATCGCAGCCACCCTATTACCTGTTGATAAGATCATCGGCAAGGTCTACCCGCTATTCGGTGCCCTGCTATTAATCAGTGCAGTCGGGATCGGTGGTGGTCTCATCGTGACAGGGGCTGATATTCCTGAGATCACATTAGCCAATCTACATCCCGACAAGATTCCGATCTTTCCGCTCCTGTTTCTGACCATCTCATGCGGAGCGCTGTCTGGGTTCCATGCCACCCAGTCCCCGATCATTTCCAGGACGACAAAAAATGAACGGAATGGACGAAAGATTTTTTACGGCATGATGATCCTCGAAGCGATCATCGCCATGATCTGGGCCGCGGCTGCCATGAGCATCTTCCCGGCGGGTGAGTTGAACAGCATCCTGGCTGAATCAGGTCCAGCCGGAGTTGTCAGCGAGGTCTCCATGCTCATGCTCGGGTCCATTGGCGGAACCCTTGCCATCCTCGGTGTCATCGTATTGCCGATCACATCTG from Rossellomorea marisflavi includes the following:
- a CDS encoding carbohydrate kinase, which gives rise to MNEKEKLLLTYIEENPFMTQQEISERSNMSRSAVAGHISSLMKQGKILGRAYVLPRRKGITCIGGANVDRKFQFIDRMIPETSNPATTEQTTGGVARNIAENLGRLGSEVNLVTVVGEDTEGSWILDQTKTHVDISASQRLSEATGTYSAILDVDGEMMFALADMNIYEKIDIPFIEKRWAVIGSSEMVMLDTNFPPDVIEYIIRRCASEGVPLTIIPVSAPKVKHLPESLEGVTWFICNKGEAEMYLGMEIETEGDFFKAAKAITQRGAERVVITRGEMGLIYYTAYQEASAILPPKVDVADVTGAGDALVAGIIYGYLKGSDTDGSCRIGVSCSTITIRSHFTVSPTLNQGNLQEEFSSYFN
- a CDS encoding pseudouridine-5'-phosphate glycosidase, producing MDLTSYLEFSREVQEARQSGQAIVALESTIISHGMPYPQNVQMAREVEDIIREKGAVPATIAILNGKIKIGLSDEELEYLGQAKDVIKASRRDLPYILASKKDGATTVAATMICAELAGIAVFVTGGIGGVHRGAETTMDISADLEELSMTNVAVVCAGAKSILDIGLTMEYLETKGVPVLGFGTAKLPAFYTRSSEFDVNYKVDTPEETAGVLKAKWEIGLNGGVVIANPIPEEHAMDEAEITAMIENALKEAEEQHIKGKDSTPFLLGKVKELTEGKSLTANIALVKHNAEVGAEIAVHYAAQTQQQTV
- a CDS encoding PAS domain-containing protein translates to MADMQRNHLFSADAIPAPAALVDPLGQSILSLNEEMEGWLKGHGLSPETLLKPEQIAAYDCQLRRKHLEDGTECLLLIDHGRNPSPCQHSKSAIYQSLIQNTPTSVLILDVNGLVLEMNASFQSLFGLSDGIIHQSFYDLVELHEPSFIHLVREGLKGHDATGEEVTFHAGGKELTCTITVSPIDYKCGGCIDSVGIIFHDISEKKNAQAELLLLQAEMENILRLQKAITYKVVRHGHDFVIELASGKMLSRLDLTPQRMNGKRIEEVFDGVHLNKIRPKLEEVWAKGEEYTYEDAYKGLEYLASIVPVKKDGEVVEAICSISDISLMKDIQRQLAESEEKYKSIVKYSPDHILMVDTYGFIQSVNPAVYEHWGYGFSDLVNRHYTSLFTEESQEDAVKNFQIALNGTSSRYLAIVRDGKGKERRVTITNIPIRVRGQVIGIYGFGQDVTEKLNMEDELMEAKELLEAYFEHSGDGIVLLDPTGRVLKVNQRFEDMFGWSNEEIVGDVVTFLHRSDQYHQFQKNLKVVKSGKRIKDQEALRYRKDRTSIEISFNMNPILNNEGSLIGISAIIRDLSEKKHHENLLKKSEQLAMIGQLAAGVAHEIRNPLTTLKGFLQLMDEREEDDFYLSVIKGELDRIEIITNEFLALARPRAVQFSLTSLTRLLTSSVDFIKMECLKQGVDVRFAVEEAQVYCDSNQMKQVILNVMKNALEAMQDGGLLNVQLENDGHHAKISIQDNGSGIPPERMKHLGEPFYSTKEKGTGLGLMICQKIIKEHNGSLSIQSNVEEGTSVDILLPLASIT
- a CDS encoding FAD-dependent monooxygenase — protein: MKTDVLISGGGIGGLTLALKLARCGIDVTVIERLPGPSPVYKGELLQPKSLEIFDSLGVIEPVLSHGHRIAELELMELKGKRAEHSSMSYSILPGKYPYSLMIHHEKLKDILRAKGGNTPAFTIWGTPHAKRSPARRSQWKTGVKKNPLISNANSSLEQKAGVLLPVITWVLK
- a CDS encoding FAD-dependent oxidoreductase, whose protein sequence is MEDRSEKEPFDIECEFIIGAEGRSSVTRDYMGIEVSEKKYNHHFLTVTFPRPLDMTKGRIVSTYQSFLGLFPLPNEEVRSVYLIPAGEYKSLRKKPISEFHKLYIDLCPDLKGYVDQITEWKLIQLMVPMKYHADTYVKDHLALIGDAAHTVHPMAGEGMNMAIQDGSVLGELLCDMYASGRLDPANLEWYPKVRKRRVSHQLHLSHLSALAYSYPYRPVGWLRNKSLQRMEKDRVSQFKQMLNISGLGMWRETVYDRMVQGGLLPLRKSFLSNEEKLGASFTEEQDYPWKEKEELI
- a CDS encoding class I SAM-dependent methyltransferase, coding for MIGEIVKVWRARSWMKKNVPFLYSWHAYVGYELDLFDSFSRPATIQEIAIQKNLEMDLLEQWVEVGISLKHLKRKDDSKVSTRGKWKLPASKSDPHSSGILLKEMMELHIPALLSYPELLRNQRKQHFNSDLHGSTVAKTSILLERFAFPKVQKAIKKHRVSSILDLGCGEGGYIRRIGDRHPDKTMVGIEIHEGVAKTAAEALESYPNIDVVCADLHSYEPESGFDMIMANNLFHYIDPSERKDFFHKASEWLEEGGVFFVLSPMQKSKHGQQFSSAFNSFFMSFQNLYPIPSHGEMETLAEKTGFICETVEPIVKEGGWYAMTFKKS
- a CDS encoding lysine N(6)-hydroxylase/L-ornithine N(5)-oxygenase family protein, whose amino-acid sequence is MKQRLDCVGIGIGPYNLGLAALMEERTDLEVRFFDQTPEFMWHPGMLIDLTDLQVPFIADLVTFANPQSKFSYLNYLHTHNRLYKFFFFQTFEMPRQEYNDYARWVAGQLPTCQFNSEVTGVEEIEDGYRVNVRNRTTGATEIYEADHVVLGTGSKPLILKGMEDLPEEDVHHTSKYLFHKESTMKGKSITVIGSGQSAAEVFYDLLKEKRHHEYELHWFTRSEGILQLEASKLGQELLAPDYVDYFHGLSFEDREKALGTLDRLRNGIDQETLDAIYKVLYHHSSSGDPLNITIQPLNEVKEIREIDGKYELSCEQWQEEDSFTHTADKVVLATGYKPNIPEWFFEEFEDKIVWEDEKKFKVSRDYQLQFKEKPERDHYFFTVTNLEHSHGSSATNLGLSVERNMRIINAICRKDVYKVQSNTIFSQFSRK
- a CDS encoding type 1 glutamine amidotransferase domain-containing protein, translating into MAKIATLITDMFEDVEFTDPEKAFKEAGHEVVTIESEKGKTVKGKQGDASVTIDQGIDDVNPADFDALLLPGGFSPDQLRADDRFVTFTKHFMDEKKPVFAICHGPQLLITAKALEGRKATGFKSIKVDMEYAGANFEDKEVVVCGNQLVTSRTPDDIPAFNREALALLK
- a CDS encoding DUF1128 domain-containing protein gives rise to the protein MDLTQNSAENIDYMVTAIKEKLNVVNAGAIKSEDFNEQMYEDLQDLYEMVIKKDRFSPSEMNAIIDELRSLRK
- a CDS encoding YihY/virulence factor BrkB family protein, with the translated sequence MARKKEVKEYSKGLFQQISANDVTGLAAQIAYYFLLSLFPLLIFVVTLLPYLPVQQEDLLGVVRDYAPGETLNMIEGTLSDVMSNRNSGLLSISIIATIWSASNGMNAIVKSLNRAYDIEETRSFIVQRLTSVALTLGMILVFVVALLLPVFGKQIGLFLFSQFGFSDQFLTLWSGIRWAISPLILFVIFMVLYYFAPNMKIKCLSALPGAIFATVGWVLASLAFSFYVGNFGNYSATYGSIGGIIVLMIWFYLTGIIIMIGGEINAMRTKKDKAAC